A DNA window from Brassica napus cultivar Da-Ae chromosome A4, Da-Ae, whole genome shotgun sequence contains the following coding sequences:
- the LOC106446045 gene encoding uncharacterized protein LOC106446045 isoform X1 has translation MAVSSTVLSCPTMLGRIRSTAAEMRTLRSGAKCQLSTVKPSKYSSKFSTDVQLHESPQALFDEYLEDKCRVFKAMFPDKPRSYRLNEEEWRIHMSPINFLFLTARPVVDMRIRCKSNGQDYPPDVPLDITRVLELNMMKWELQGLGQVMEQSDFTLGVQGALYPDRGGSHTRLKGQLEMNVSFVLPSVLAFVPEDVKRSVANAILTGLVDSMKHKVIESLLADYNRFKNERKTHN, from the exons ATGGCTGTCAGCTCAACAGTTTTGTCGTGTCCGACAATGCTGGGAAGAATCAGGTCTACAGCGGCGGAGATGAGAACATTACGGTCGGGAGCCAAGTGCCAGTTGTCAACTGTAAAACCCTCCAAGTATTCATCTAAATTCTCTACCGATGTTCAATTGCACGAGTCTCCTCAG GCGTTGTTCGATGAGTATTTGGAGGATAAGTGTAGGGTTTTCAAAGCAATGTTTCCTGATAAACCTAGAAGCTATAGGCTTAACGAG GAAGAATGGAGAATCCATATGTCACCTATAAATTTCCTCTTCCTCACTGCAAGGCCAGTGGTGGACATGCGGATTAGATGTAAATCCAACGGTCAAGATTATCCGCCTGATGTACCTCTAGACATAACCAGAGTTCTTGAGCTTAACATG ATGAAATGGGAGCTTCAAGGGCTTGGCCAGGTCATGGAACAGTCGGATTTCACTCTGGGAGTTCAAGGAGCATTGTACCCAGACCGAGGCGGAAGCCACACAAGGCTCAAAGGTCAATTAGAGATGAACGTAAGCTTCGTCCTTCCTTCGGTTCTTGCGTTTGTACCCGAAGATGTTAAGAGAAGCGTGGCCAATGCG ATTTTGACTGGTTTGGTGGATAGCATGAAGCATAAGGTTATTGAGAGCTTGCTCGCTGATTATAACAGGTTCAAGAatgaaagaaaaacacacaactAG
- the LOC106446045 gene encoding uncharacterized protein LOC106446045 isoform X2 has product MAVSSTVLSCPTMLGRIRSTAAEMRTLRSGAKCQLSTVKPSKYSSKFSTDVQLHESPQALFDEYLEDKCRVFKAMFPDKPRSYRLNEEEWRIHMSPINFLFLTARPVVDMRIRCKSNGQDYPPDVPLDITRVLELNMMKWELQGLGQVMEQSDFTLGVQGALYPDRGGSHTRLKGQLEMNILTGLVDSMKHKVIESLLADYNRFKNERKTHN; this is encoded by the exons ATGGCTGTCAGCTCAACAGTTTTGTCGTGTCCGACAATGCTGGGAAGAATCAGGTCTACAGCGGCGGAGATGAGAACATTACGGTCGGGAGCCAAGTGCCAGTTGTCAACTGTAAAACCCTCCAAGTATTCATCTAAATTCTCTACCGATGTTCAATTGCACGAGTCTCCTCAG GCGTTGTTCGATGAGTATTTGGAGGATAAGTGTAGGGTTTTCAAAGCAATGTTTCCTGATAAACCTAGAAGCTATAGGCTTAACGAG GAAGAATGGAGAATCCATATGTCACCTATAAATTTCCTCTTCCTCACTGCAAGGCCAGTGGTGGACATGCGGATTAGATGTAAATCCAACGGTCAAGATTATCCGCCTGATGTACCTCTAGACATAACCAGAGTTCTTGAGCTTAACATG ATGAAATGGGAGCTTCAAGGGCTTGGCCAGGTCATGGAACAGTCGGATTTCACTCTGGGAGTTCAAGGAGCATTGTACCCAGACCGAGGCGGAAGCCACACAAGGCTCAAAGGTCAATTAGAGATGAAC ATTTTGACTGGTTTGGTGGATAGCATGAAGCATAAGGTTATTGAGAGCTTGCTCGCTGATTATAACAGGTTCAAGAatgaaagaaaaacacacaactAG
- the LOC106446047 gene encoding vesicle transport v-SNARE 11-like → MTEVFNGYERQYCDLSANLSKKCSSALALDGEQKKQKLSEIRSGLDNAEALIRKMDVEARSLPPSIRTSLLVKLREFKSDLNNFKSEVKRITSANLNAAARDELLEAGLADTKTASADQRARLMMSTDRLGRTTDRIKDSRRMMIETEELGVSVLQDLHSQRQSLLRTGDTLSGVDENVGKSKKILTGMTRRMNRNKWTIGAIITALVAAIILILYFKLTK, encoded by the exons ATGACTGAAGTGTTTAACGGCTACGAGCGCCAATACTGCGACCTCTCCGCCAATCTCTCCAAGAAATGCTCCTCTGCTCTTGCCCTTGACGGAG AACAAAAGAAGCAGAAGCTCTCTGAGATAAGATCTGGCCTCGATAATGCTGAAGCATTG ATTAGGAAAATGGATGTTGAGGCGAGGAGCCTTCCACCGAGCATTAGGACCAGCCTCCTTGTTAAACTAAGAGAGTTCAAGTCTGATCTCAACAACTTCAAAAGCGAAGTCAAGAGGATCACATCTGCTAACTTGAACGCTGCTGCTCGCGACGAGCTGCTTGAAGCTGGTCTGGCTGACACAAAGACG GCTTCGGCTGATCAAAGAGCGAGATTGATGATGTCAACCGATCGATTGGGTCGAACTACTGACAGAATCAAGGACAGTCGAAGAATGATGATTGAGACTGAAGAGCTTGGCGTTTCTGTCCTCCAAGACTTGCACAGTCAGAGACAGTCTCTCCTTCGCACTGGCGACACG CTTAGTGGAGTAGACGAAAATGTCGGAAAGAGCAAGAAGATCTTGACAGGCATGACCAGGAGGATGAACAGGAACAAGTGGACCATTGGAGCCATTATCACCGCTTTGGTCGCGGCTATTATCCTCATCTTGTACTTCAAACTCACCAAGTAA